A genomic region of Psychrobacter sp. M13 contains the following coding sequences:
- a CDS encoding enoyl-CoA hydratase: MEESIITYETLDNGVSVITLNRPKVRNALNAELREQMAEIFVQLNDDTNTKAIVLTGGDKVFAAGADINDFLTAKTVDVYLRHSERYWDAITNCRKPIIAAVNGYALGGGCELAMHADIIVAGKSAKFGQPEIKIGLMPGAGGTQRLFRLIGKHKAMKLILTGDMINAEAADQMGLVSEVVEDEATITRAIEIAEQLAGYSPIAVEQIKEVANLGVDMPLQGALALERKAFQILFDTEDQKEGAKAFLEKRDANYKGQ, translated from the coding sequence ATGGAAGAGTCCATCATTACCTATGAGACGTTGGATAATGGCGTAAGTGTGATAACCCTCAATCGCCCTAAAGTTCGCAATGCTTTAAATGCCGAATTGCGCGAGCAAATGGCAGAGATTTTTGTTCAGTTAAATGACGATACGAATACCAAGGCGATTGTGTTGACTGGCGGCGATAAGGTGTTCGCGGCTGGTGCTGATATCAATGATTTTTTAACCGCAAAAACAGTCGATGTGTACTTGCGTCATAGTGAACGCTATTGGGATGCCATCACCAATTGTCGCAAGCCGATTATTGCAGCGGTCAATGGCTATGCGCTTGGCGGCGGCTGTGAGCTCGCTATGCATGCTGATATCATTGTCGCGGGCAAGTCGGCTAAGTTTGGACAACCCGAAATCAAAATCGGATTAATGCCTGGAGCAGGGGGCACGCAGCGGCTGTTTCGCTTGATTGGCAAACATAAAGCCATGAAGCTGATATTGACGGGCGACATGATAAACGCTGAAGCAGCGGATCAAATGGGGCTGGTCTCTGAGGTGGTGGAAGATGAGGCGACTATCACCCGTGCTATTGAGATTGCTGAACAACTAGCAGGTTATTCACCGATTGCTGTAGAACAAATTAAAGAAGTTGCTAATCTTGGCGTTGACATGCCTCTACAAGGCGCATTGGCTTTAGAGCGTAAAGCTTTTCAGATTTTGTTCGACACCGAAGATCAAAAAGAAGGCGCCAAAGCCTTTTTGGAAAAGCGCGATGCCAACTACAAAGGACAGTAG
- a CDS encoding 3-oxoadipyl-CoA thiolase has product MLDAYIYDGLRSPFGRHGGALATVRPDDMIATVIKALIDKHQLPSDIFDEVLIGNTNQAGEDSRNIARNAALLAGLDVTTPGQTVNRLCASGLSTVIDAARSITCHEGDIFLTGGVESMTRAPFVFAKTETPFSREFKVFDTTIGSRFPNPMLTKEFGSDSMPQTGDNVARKYDISREEADKFAAASQAKYQVAKQAGFFDDEITPITVSQGKKSPDKAITDDEHPRASSTVEALQKLKPLNENGVVTAGNASGINDGAAALIIGSIQAEEKLGFKPIAKILSSGAMGIEPNIMGVGPVEAIKLALKRADLTLDDMSIIEINEAFASQVLGCLKGLDIDFDDKRVNPNGGAIAVGHPLGASGARLALSTARELQRTGEKYAVVSLCIGIGQGLAMVIERV; this is encoded by the coding sequence ATGTTAGACGCCTATATTTATGACGGATTAAGAAGCCCTTTTGGTCGCCATGGCGGCGCATTAGCAACCGTACGTCCTGATGACATGATCGCGACAGTGATAAAAGCTTTGATCGACAAGCACCAACTGCCCAGCGACATCTTTGATGAAGTACTGATCGGTAATACCAATCAAGCGGGTGAAGACTCACGCAATATCGCCCGCAATGCCGCATTGCTAGCAGGACTAGATGTCACAACGCCCGGTCAGACCGTCAATCGCCTATGTGCCTCAGGGCTGTCTACCGTCATCGATGCCGCCCGTAGTATTACTTGTCACGAGGGTGACATATTTTTAACGGGCGGTGTTGAGTCAATGACCCGAGCACCGTTTGTGTTTGCCAAGACCGAAACGCCATTTAGTCGTGAATTTAAAGTATTCGATACCACTATTGGCAGCCGCTTCCCCAATCCTATGTTGACTAAAGAATTTGGCAGCGATAGCATGCCGCAAACGGGCGATAATGTCGCTCGCAAATACGATATCAGCCGAGAAGAAGCAGATAAATTCGCCGCCGCCTCGCAAGCTAAATACCAAGTTGCCAAACAAGCAGGATTCTTTGACGATGAAATTACGCCAATCACAGTATCGCAAGGTAAAAAATCACCAGACAAAGCGATAACAGATGATGAGCATCCTCGCGCTAGCTCTACTGTTGAAGCGTTACAAAAACTAAAACCATTAAACGAAAATGGAGTGGTTACAGCAGGCAATGCATCAGGTATCAACGATGGCGCTGCTGCGCTGATTATTGGCTCAATACAGGCGGAGGAAAAGTTAGGCTTTAAACCTATTGCTAAGATTCTCTCATCTGGTGCTATGGGTATTGAGCCGAATATTATGGGTGTTGGCCCTGTCGAAGCCATTAAACTGGCATTAAAACGTGCTGACTTGACCCTTGATGACATGTCCATCATTGAGATTAATGAAGCCTTTGCCTCGCAAGTACTTGGTTGCTTAAAAGGTTTAGATATTGACTTTGATGATAAACGCGTCAATCCCAATGGCGGGGCAATCGCCGTCGGACATCCGCTTGGCGCATCAGGCGCAAGACTGGCGTTAAGTACGGCGCGCGAGCTACAGCGCACAGGCGAAAAATACGCGGTAGTCAGTTTATGTATTGGCATTGGGCAAGGGCTTGCCATGGTGATAGAACGAGTCTAG
- a CDS encoding IclR family transcriptional regulator yields MTNDTLTDKNANSAMHAEWLEPIAEMRDKNDRQFVTALARGLELLRCFTPQRPYLGNQDLSQLTGLPKGTITRLTYTLVKLGYLKQSANSSKYQLAAGVLGFGYTMMANISINNLVTPYMEALADYANSAVAMATRDRLMMVYLNVVQGSGTTTMRRNVGSYLPIHLSAMGRACLASMAPAEQEFILDAIRSKYKDDWLKIRRGLDKAFKDYEDYGYCFSISEWQKDVNAVATAIMHPTEGLLTFNCGAPSFVLSRTKLEEDIAPRLLHMKNNIEDNLYII; encoded by the coding sequence ATGACTAATGACACCCTTACCGATAAAAATGCTAACTCAGCAATGCATGCCGAATGGTTAGAACCTATCGCAGAGATGAGAGATAAAAACGACCGGCAGTTTGTCACGGCTTTGGCTCGTGGACTTGAGCTACTGCGTTGTTTTACTCCGCAGCGCCCTTATCTTGGCAATCAAGACCTAAGTCAACTGACGGGTCTGCCTAAAGGGACGATCACACGTCTGACTTATACCTTAGTCAAATTAGGATATTTAAAACAATCAGCAAACAGTAGTAAATATCAGCTAGCCGCTGGTGTGTTGGGATTTGGCTATACCATGATGGCGAATATCTCCATCAATAATTTGGTCACGCCCTATATGGAAGCGTTAGCGGATTACGCCAATAGTGCCGTTGCTATGGCGACTCGTGACCGCCTAATGATGGTGTATCTAAACGTCGTGCAAGGGTCTGGCACTACGACCATGCGACGTAACGTCGGCTCATACCTACCCATTCATTTAAGTGCCATGGGACGAGCTTGCTTAGCCAGTATGGCACCTGCTGAGCAAGAATTCATCCTCGATGCGATTCGTAGCAAGTACAAAGATGATTGGTTAAAGATTAGGCGAGGACTGGATAAAGCCTTTAAAGATTATGAAGATTATGGGTATTGTTTTTCGATTAGTGAATGGCAAAAAGATGTCAATGCCGTCGCCACTGCAATAATGCACCCTACTGAGGGCTTACTAACTTTTAACTGCGGCGCGCCAAGTTTTGTGCTTAGCCGTACTAAGTTAGAAGAAGATATCGCTCCTCGTCTGCTACATATGAAAAATAATATAGAAGATAATCTCTACATTATCTAA
- a CDS encoding DMT family transporter: protein MQPISNTSNDLALPSIWPIYFKLILVALLWGGTFIAGRLLTESLSPLMSAIGRFGLAVFILILLTIKLEGRLPKLSLRQVAITFTLGLTGVFTYNLFFFTALSEMPASRTALFVAFNPIATAVLVSLLYREKISLQMLLGVSLAVLGALTVISNGHLLTVIQDSGQAFGRGELSMLCAVISWAIYTVVGRKALLGLSPLVSTTYAAIWGLLLLLMVWLFNPNMQVLPELNWKIGAAIGYLAVFGTVIPFIWYYQGIKTIGAAQTSVFTNFVPLFGVLLGALLLNEQISSSMLLGGALVITGVVLTNRR, encoded by the coding sequence ATGCAACCAATTAGCAATACCTCTAACGACTTGGCTTTACCCTCTATCTGGCCAATCTATTTCAAACTTATCTTAGTCGCCTTACTGTGGGGCGGGACTTTTATCGCAGGGCGTTTACTGACGGAATCGCTTTCACCTTTAATGTCAGCGATAGGCCGCTTTGGTCTGGCAGTATTTATACTCATTTTACTCACTATAAAATTAGAAGGTAGGCTACCAAAGCTATCGCTCAGGCAGGTCGCGATCACTTTCACGCTCGGTCTTACTGGGGTATTTACCTATAATCTGTTCTTTTTTACGGCGCTCTCTGAAATGCCAGCCTCTCGTACCGCTCTATTTGTTGCATTTAATCCTATCGCGACGGCGGTACTGGTTTCCCTTTTATATCGAGAAAAAATTTCATTGCAGATGTTGCTTGGGGTCTCTTTGGCGGTATTGGGCGCACTAACCGTGATCAGTAATGGTCATCTACTTACCGTGATTCAAGACAGTGGTCAGGCTTTTGGCCGTGGTGAATTGTCAATGCTCTGCGCGGTAATCAGTTGGGCTATCTATACCGTCGTGGGACGGAAAGCGTTGCTTGGTTTATCACCTTTAGTGTCAACGACTTATGCCGCTATTTGGGGATTGCTATTGTTGTTAATGGTATGGTTGTTCAATCCAAACATGCAGGTGCTACCTGAGTTAAACTGGAAGATCGGTGCCGCTATTGGCTATTTGGCGGTATTTGGCACCGTTATTCCTTTTATTTGGTATTACCAAGGAATCAAAACGATTGGCGCGGCGCAAACGTCAGTTTTTACTAACTTTGTTCCGTTATTTGGTGTGTTGCTCGGCGCTTTGCTACTCAATGAGCAGATATCCTCTTCGATGTTACTCGGTGGCGCGCTGGTGATAACTGGAGTGGTTTTGACAAATCGGCGTTAA
- a CDS encoding acyl-CoA dehydrogenase family protein: MIRDKETLDHIINTVRQFVNDQLIPKEDWVAENDRLPEDIIEQMRDLGLFGLTIPEEYGGLGLTMEEEVIVAFEMGRTSPAFRSLIGTNNGIGSLGLVIDGTDEQKQKYLPRLASGEIIGSFCLTEPEAGSDAASLRTTAIKDGDTYVLNGTKRYITNAPEAGVFTVMARTDPENKRAGGISAFIVESDTPGITLGKWDKKMGQKGAHTCDVIFDNCVVPADALIGGVEGVGFKTAMKVLDKGRLHIAAASTGAATRMLDDALNYAVDRKQFGQPIASFQLIQAMLADSKAEIYAAKSMVLDASRLRDEGKDVATESSCCKMFATEMCGRVADRAVQILGGAGYIADYGIERFYRDVRLYRLYEGTTQIQQIIIARNMIREATS; encoded by the coding sequence ATGATTAGAGATAAAGAAACCCTCGACCATATCATCAATACCGTTCGTCAGTTTGTGAATGATCAGCTGATACCTAAAGAGGATTGGGTGGCCGAAAATGATCGTTTGCCAGAAGATATCATTGAACAGATGCGTGACTTAGGTCTATTTGGACTGACTATTCCTGAGGAATACGGCGGACTGGGTCTCACTATGGAAGAGGAAGTTATCGTCGCGTTTGAGATGGGTCGCACCTCTCCTGCCTTTCGCTCGCTTATCGGTACCAATAACGGTATTGGTTCTTTGGGTTTAGTCATTGATGGCACTGACGAGCAAAAACAAAAATATCTGCCACGGCTCGCTAGTGGCGAAATTATCGGCTCGTTTTGTCTGACAGAACCTGAGGCTGGCTCAGATGCCGCGTCTCTTAGAACGACCGCTATCAAAGATGGTGATACTTATGTGCTGAACGGTACTAAGCGCTATATCACTAATGCACCTGAAGCCGGCGTCTTTACAGTTATGGCGCGTACCGATCCTGAGAATAAACGCGCAGGCGGTATCTCAGCCTTTATCGTTGAAAGCGATACCCCAGGTATCACTTTAGGCAAATGGGATAAAAAAATGGGGCAAAAAGGCGCGCATACTTGTGATGTCATCTTCGATAATTGCGTCGTGCCAGCAGATGCTTTGATCGGCGGTGTTGAAGGTGTCGGCTTTAAAACGGCGATGAAAGTGCTGGATAAAGGTCGCTTGCATATTGCAGCTGCTAGTACGGGCGCTGCTACTCGTATGCTAGATGATGCCCTCAATTATGCCGTAGATCGTAAACAATTCGGTCAGCCTATTGCAAGCTTTCAGCTGATTCAAGCGATGCTTGCGGACTCAAAAGCGGAGATTTACGCGGCTAAATCTATGGTACTTGATGCCTCACGTCTGCGTGATGAAGGCAAAGATGTCGCTACGGAGTCCTCTTGTTGTAAGATGTTCGCCACTGAGATGTGCGGGCGGGTTGCTGATAGAGCGGTGCAGATTCTTGGCGGTGCGGGTTATATTGCTGATTATGGCATTGAGCGCTTCTATCGTGATGTACGCTTGTATCGTCTCTATGAAGGCACCACGCAGATCCAGCAAATTATTATTGCCCGTAATATGATTAGAGAGGCTACTAGCTAA
- a CDS encoding NAD(P)/FAD-dependent oxidoreductase: MIRLTEIKLPLNHAPADLTTAITTKLKISAEQMASFVMFKRGYDARNKRNIQLIYTLDITLTDSDLTNDLLVQFESDNHVKATPDTSYKCVGEAPEDLTERPVVIGFGPCGLLAALTLAQMGFKPIIIERGNEVRQRTKDTFGFWRQRKLNTESNVQFGEGGAGTFSDGKLYSQVKDPNHYGRKVMTEFVKAGAPDEILFVSKPHIGTYKLVTMVEKMRAEIIALGGEVRFATRVDDLHITESKVTGVTLNTGETLKTNHVVLAVGHSARDTFQMIHDKGVYVEAKPFSIGFRIEHKQSTIDQARFGDNAGNEILGAADYKLVHHCKNGRSVYSFCMCPGGTVVAAASEEGRVVTNGMSQYSRNERNANSAIVVGIDPERDYPNHPLAGIDLQRQLETLAFELGGKDYSAPAQTIGDFLKGKPDSELGDVKPSYTPGITLTDLSKALPDFAVDAIREAIPAFNKKIQGFSSDDGLLTGVETRTSSPISIKRNKEFQSINTKGLFPAGEGAGYAGGILSAGIDGIKVAEAVAKSMLNIE, encoded by the coding sequence ATGATACGTTTAACTGAAATTAAATTGCCATTAAATCATGCACCTGCAGATCTAACGACTGCTATAACGACAAAACTTAAAATTTCTGCTGAGCAAATGGCGTCATTTGTGATGTTTAAACGTGGTTATGATGCTCGTAATAAAAGGAATATCCAATTAATTTATACGCTAGATATCACACTGACCGACTCGGATTTGACCAATGATTTACTGGTTCAATTTGAGTCAGACAATCATGTTAAGGCAACACCTGACACCAGTTATAAATGTGTAGGTGAAGCGCCAGAGGATTTAACTGAGCGTCCTGTTGTTATTGGTTTTGGACCTTGTGGTTTGTTAGCAGCACTTACCCTTGCTCAAATGGGTTTTAAACCTATTATCATTGAACGCGGTAATGAAGTAAGACAACGCACCAAAGATACCTTTGGCTTTTGGCGTCAGCGTAAATTAAACACAGAATCTAACGTACAATTCGGTGAAGGCGGAGCAGGTACCTTTTCTGACGGTAAACTATATAGCCAAGTGAAAGATCCCAATCATTATGGCCGTAAAGTCATGACTGAATTTGTAAAAGCTGGTGCACCAGACGAGATTTTATTTGTTAGTAAACCGCACATAGGCACTTATAAGTTAGTCACTATGGTAGAAAAAATGCGTGCCGAGATCATAGCGCTTGGTGGGGAAGTCCGTTTTGCTACTCGCGTAGACGACTTACACATCACTGAATCAAAAGTAACTGGCGTGACACTTAATACTGGCGAAACCTTAAAAACCAACCATGTTGTTCTTGCTGTTGGTCATAGCGCCCGTGATACCTTCCAAATGATCCATGATAAAGGCGTGTATGTTGAAGCAAAGCCTTTCTCTATTGGCTTTAGGATTGAACATAAACAGTCAACCATAGACCAAGCCCGCTTTGGTGACAATGCTGGAAACGAAATACTTGGCGCTGCGGATTACAAACTGGTGCATCATTGCAAAAATGGTCGTTCTGTTTATAGCTTCTGTATGTGTCCAGGCGGAACTGTGGTTGCCGCCGCATCAGAAGAAGGTCGTGTTGTCACTAACGGCATGAGCCAATATTCAAGGAACGAGCGTAACGCTAACAGTGCTATTGTTGTAGGCATCGACCCAGAGCGAGATTACCCAAACCACCCTCTTGCTGGTATCGACTTACAAAGACAGCTAGAAACCTTAGCGTTTGAATTGGGCGGCAAAGACTACAGTGCACCAGCGCAAACCATTGGCGATTTCTTAAAAGGTAAACCAGACTCAGAATTAGGCGATGTAAAACCGTCTTACACACCAGGTATTACCTTAACCGACTTAAGCAAAGCACTGCCAGACTTTGCTGTGGATGCCATACGTGAAGCCATTCCAGCGTTTAATAAAAAAATCCAAGGATTTTCATCTGACGACGGGTTACTGACTGGCGTAGAAACCAGAACATCGTCACCAATCAGTATTAAACGCAATAAAGAATTCCAAAGCATTAATACCAAAGGATTATTCCCTGCAGGTGAAGGCGCGGGTTACGCAGGTGGTATATTATCAGCAGGGATTGATGGCATTAAAGTGGCCGAAGCTGTGGCGAAATCGATGTTGAACATAGAGTGA
- a CDS encoding 3-hydroxyacyl-CoA dehydrogenase, which produces MTITSSDMQSLAIIGTGIMGMGIAQIAAQAGIQVLLFDAKAGAAEQGRQSLQAMLEKLAAKGKFTDEQLQATLTNLIVIEDIAKIAEVDIVIEAIIENLEIKQVLFKQLESIVPAETILATNTSSLAVTAIASGCEHPERVAGFHFFNPVPLMKIVEVIPGISTKPSVVETLTSLARRMGHLGVVAKDTPGFIVNHGGRAFGTEALKILGEGVASFEDIDRILRDGAGFRMGPFELLDLTGIDVSHPVMESIYNQYYFEPRYRPHPLTRQMLEGNKLGRKVGEGFYQYKNGQKVTIDTSKQLSLEVSVSKKGSDTVISSVWIGADLAADKQQLVDYLNAKDITIDDNDEPQSDSLVLLAIYGEDTTNAAIRYQVNPQQAVAIDMLTDLSRHRTLMPSIVTEDKFVAQAYALFGRNNKFATSSDEGSDIAVDATLITESTGFVAQRVVAMVINLGCDIAMQGIATPKDIDNAVKLGLGYPYGPISWGDELGAERILLILERIYGLTGDPRYRPSPWLQRRAKLSISLFTQQNNYLG; this is translated from the coding sequence ATGACTATCACATCATCAGATATGCAATCATTAGCCATTATTGGCACCGGTATTATGGGAATGGGTATTGCCCAAATCGCGGCTCAAGCGGGCATTCAAGTGCTGTTATTTGATGCCAAAGCGGGTGCCGCTGAGCAAGGACGCCAATCGCTTCAGGCTATGCTCGAGAAACTGGCGGCTAAAGGTAAATTTACCGATGAGCAGCTACAGGCGACTTTGACCAATCTGATCGTGATTGAAGATATAGCCAAAATTGCCGAGGTAGATATCGTCATTGAAGCGATTATCGAAAATCTAGAAATAAAACAGGTGCTGTTTAAACAGCTAGAAAGCATCGTTCCCGCCGAGACCATTTTGGCAACCAATACCTCATCGCTCGCGGTAACCGCAATTGCTTCTGGTTGTGAGCACCCAGAGCGTGTGGCAGGATTTCATTTCTTTAATCCCGTGCCGCTAATGAAAATCGTTGAGGTTATCCCTGGTATTTCTACCAAACCTTCAGTCGTCGAGACGCTCACCAGTTTAGCCAGACGCATGGGGCATTTAGGGGTTGTCGCAAAAGATACCCCAGGGTTTATTGTCAATCATGGCGGTAGAGCTTTTGGCACAGAGGCCTTAAAAATACTAGGCGAAGGCGTGGCCAGTTTTGAGGACATCGATCGTATTTTGCGTGATGGCGCAGGCTTTCGCATGGGACCATTTGAGCTACTCGATCTCACTGGTATCGATGTGTCGCACCCCGTGATGGAGTCAATTTATAACCAATACTACTTCGAGCCGCGCTATCGTCCGCATCCGTTGACTCGTCAAATGCTGGAGGGCAACAAGCTGGGTCGTAAAGTGGGTGAGGGCTTCTACCAGTATAAAAATGGTCAAAAAGTAACTATAGATACATCTAAACAGTTATCGCTTGAAGTGTCAGTTTCAAAAAAAGGGTCTGATACAGTCATTAGCTCAGTTTGGATTGGTGCGGATTTAGCGGCAGATAAACAACAGCTGGTTGATTATCTAAATGCTAAAGACATAACTATCGACGATAACGACGAACCACAATCTGACAGCTTAGTATTGCTGGCAATCTACGGTGAAGATACGACCAACGCCGCTATCCGTTATCAAGTTAACCCTCAACAAGCGGTCGCCATTGATATGTTGACGGACTTATCGCGCCACCGTACGTTGATGCCAAGTATCGTTACAGAGGATAAGTTTGTAGCGCAAGCTTATGCTTTATTTGGCAGAAATAATAAGTTTGCTACAAGCTCGGATGAAGGTTCGGATATTGCTGTCGATGCCACGCTCATTACCGAAAGCACTGGCTTTGTGGCACAGCGAGTCGTGGCGATGGTGATTAATTTAGGCTGTGATATTGCGATGCAAGGTATTGCCACACCAAAGGATATCGACAATGCCGTCAAGCTTGGATTGGGTTATCCGTATGGTCCTATCTCATGGGGAGACGAGCTTGGTGCCGAGCGAATTTTACTTATCTTAGAGCGTATTTATGGGTTAACGGGAGATCCGCGTTATCGTCCAAGCCCATGGTTACAGCGCCGTGCCAAGCTAAGCATATCACTGTTTACTCAGCAAAATAATTATTTAGGCTAA
- a CDS encoding LysR family transcriptional regulator: MTFSQLEIFVVVAELCGFTLAAQQLGISQSAVSHALKKLEEDLGVSLIERNKSQAELTVAGTRLLPRAREILGLSETIRQEAADIKGLQLGSLRIGSFGPTSSLRLLPEILKDYRKQFPNIEVRIDEGNDQQVVQWLQERRVDVGFVVLPDEHFDTFALIEDQMVTLIPKTHSLANKDEIALQDLCQVPFILTEAGSAQLISKLFAAEDLIPDIRYRTTQLMTTIALVAKGEGIALVAELALPQSLPTDGYVVRQLAPQYKRTIGLALHSTRQASPAAQAFIKMAVQLLKKEKLAR, from the coding sequence ATGACGTTTAGCCAACTTGAAATATTTGTGGTCGTTGCAGAGCTGTGCGGATTTACCTTGGCAGCCCAACAGTTAGGTATTAGTCAGTCAGCTGTTTCGCACGCACTGAAAAAACTCGAGGAGGACTTAGGAGTTAGCCTTATTGAGCGTAATAAGTCACAGGCAGAATTGACTGTCGCTGGCACTCGATTACTACCCCGCGCTCGAGAAATACTGGGGTTGTCTGAGACCATACGCCAAGAAGCTGCTGATATTAAGGGGTTGCAGCTGGGTAGTCTGCGTATTGGTTCTTTCGGTCCCACTTCCTCTTTGCGCTTACTTCCTGAGATCTTAAAGGATTACCGTAAGCAATTTCCCAATATTGAGGTGCGTATTGATGAAGGAAATGACCAACAGGTCGTGCAATGGTTACAAGAGCGGCGTGTTGATGTTGGCTTCGTGGTGCTGCCAGATGAGCATTTTGATACCTTTGCATTGATTGAAGATCAAATGGTTACTCTTATTCCCAAAACACATTCATTGGCGAATAAAGACGAAATCGCACTCCAAGATTTATGTCAGGTTCCTTTTATTCTGACCGAAGCTGGTTCAGCGCAACTCATTTCCAAGCTATTTGCAGCCGAGGATCTGATCCCTGATATTCGCTACAGAACAACACAACTGATGACGACAATTGCCTTAGTTGCAAAAGGAGAAGGCATTGCCCTCGTTGCTGAACTGGCACTCCCTCAATCTTTGCCAACCGATGGCTATGTGGTTCGACAACTAGCGCCGCAATACAAACGAACGATTGGTTTAGCACTGCACAGTACCCGCCAAGCCTCTCCTGCTGCACAGGCATTTATAAAAATGGCCGTACAATTATTAAAAAAGGAAAAACTGGCACGTTAA